The following proteins are encoded in a genomic region of Streptomyces gobiensis:
- a CDS encoding Fur family transcriptional regulator, with translation MSDLPERLRGRGWRMTSQRRVVAEVLDGEHMHLTADEVHARAAQRLPEISRATVYNALGELVSLGEVIEVSPEGRAKRYDPNAHHPHQHLVCSNCGTIRDVHPTGDLLADLPTEERFGFTVSEVEVTYRGLCPSCA, from the coding sequence ATGAGTGACCTGCCGGAGCGACTGCGAGGGCGTGGCTGGCGGATGACCTCCCAGCGGCGTGTCGTTGCGGAGGTCCTCGACGGCGAACACATGCACCTCACGGCCGACGAAGTGCACGCCCGCGCGGCGCAGCGGCTGCCTGAGATCTCCCGGGCGACCGTCTACAACGCCCTGGGCGAGCTGGTCTCCCTCGGTGAGGTCATAGAGGTCTCCCCCGAAGGCCGCGCCAAGCGCTACGACCCCAACGCACACCACCCGCACCAGCACTTGGTGTGCTCCAACTGCGGCACCATCCGCGATGTCCACCCCACCGGCGATCTGCTCGCCGACCTCCCGACGGAGGAACGGTTCGGCTTCACGGTGTCCGAGGTCGAGGTCACCTACCGCGGGTTGTGCCCATCCTGCGCCTAG